One window of Scheffersomyces stipitis CBS 6054 chromosome 1, whole genome shotgun sequence genomic DNA carries:
- the NEO1 gene encoding ATPase that leads to neomycin-resistant protein when overexpressed, whose translation MSRRYSFSDDGNSFEDLETSLDKALNHASNNLFSYTNTSNGHGNGSRTNSQGSAGAIPLATMASYPGDGSGHGMARSASAEHNDSSPLIASNLYANHNRSFSSSASSLNATARSLSMSSKRFLRKALGFFRHAHRELSSNGDRLRLSSGDAALGSTSSSQRFISPRSKSTTTTYPSNAISNAKYNPITFIPIILYEQFKFFFNLYFLVVALSQIIPQLRIGYLSSYIVPLGFVLTVTMMKEAGDDIARRRRDREQNNELYEVLNRSSPSALSNEIKLIPSRNLKVGDLVRLHKDTRIPADMVLLQTSDKDGSGEAFIKTDQLDGETDWKLRIANSASQSLTDINSLINNISLIVGNPTKSIHHFNGKLIYHPSSAAGSTSPTSSNETIALTVDQTLWANTVLASGTAIAIVVYTGVETRQAMNTTMTGVKTGLLELEINSLSKILCFTVFLLSVVLVLANGFPLKSTWYIDIMRFLILFSTIIPVSLRVNLDLAKSVYASQIQKDDEIPNTIVRTSTIPEDLGRIEYLLSDKTGTLTQNDMELKKLHLGAVSYAGDTMDIVTDYITSMLSILDSKPSGSMKKRDLGSKVCDLVLTLALCHNVTPSYEDEEDEAAGIVTYQAASPDEIAIVKFTELVGLKLYKRDRHTISLMHLATGKTFDYEILYNFPFNSDTKRMGIIVKDSQRDEIWFMQKGADTVMTTIVNSNDWLDEETGNMAREGLRTLVIGRKRLSSILFKDFVESFQNASLAMHDREATMQKIVSQYLEQDLELLGLTGVEDKLQRDVKTSIELLRNAGVKIWMLTGDKVETAKCVSISARLISRGQYVHQITKINHPDLAMNQLEYLKTNTNACLLIDGESLATYMKFFKHDFFEIVVKLPAVIACRCSPQQKADVALMIREITGKRVCCIGDGGNDVSMIQCADVGVGIVGKEGKQASLAADFSIDQFCYLSKLLLWHGRNSYKRSAKLGQFIIHRGLLISVAQAVYSISSKFEPLALYQGWLMVGYSTVYTMAPVFSLTLDCDIDEHLTRLYPELYKELTLGKSLSYRTFFMWVAISLFQGSVIQLLSQQFQTVKLENFKTMVALSFSSLIYNELIMVGLSINKWNKVMVSTIIITFLIYIGSVPFLGEYFDLEYVSSVSYIWQVAVLLAISLFPVWLSQYINRKLRPPSYAKVQTD comes from the exons ATGTCACGGCGGTACTCGTTTTCCGACGACGGTAACTCGTTTGAGGACCTTGAGACTTCGCTCGATAAGGCCCTCAACCATGCGctgaacaacttgttcagtTATACCAACACCTCCAATGGCCATGGCAACGGATCCAGGACAAATTCGCAGGGGTCCGCGGGTGCCATCCCGCTCGCAACAATGGCTCTGTATCCGGGGGATGGATCCGGCCACGGTATGGCCCGCTCAGCGTCAGCCGAACACAACGACTCTTCACCACTCATAGCCTCCAATCTCTACGCTAATCATAATAGACTGTTTCTGTCGTCAGCATCATCGCTCAACGCCACGGCCCGTTCGTTGCTGATGCTGCTGAAGCGCTTTCTCCGGAAAGCGCTTGGCTTTTTCCGTCACGCTCATCGCGAGTTATCCCTGAACGGCGACAGACTCCGACTCTCTAGTGGAGATGCTGCTTTAGGCTCCACCTCC TCTTCACAACGGTTTATCTCGCCCCGAAGTAAGTCCACTACAACCACATATCCCTCTAATGCCATCTCGAACGCCAAATACAATCCCATCACCTTCATTCCCATTATCTTATATGAGCAGTttaagttcttcttcaacttgtacttCCTCGTCGTAGCTCTCTCACAGATCATTCCTCAGTTGCGGATCGGCTACCTTTCCTCGTATATTGTTCCGCTCGGGTTTGTGCTCACAGTGACAATGATGAAAGAAGCGGGTGACGATATTGCCAGACGTCGTCGTGACCGTGAACAGAACAATGAACTCTACGAAGTACTCAATCGCAGCTCTCCTTCGGCTTTAAGcaacgaaatcaagttGATACCGTCGCGCAATTTGAAGGTGGGAGACTTAGTCCGACTCCACAAAGATACGCGGATTCCTGCTGACATGGTCTTACTTCAGACTTCCGATAAAGACGGATCAGGAGAAGCGTTCATTAAGACTGACCAGCTAGATGGAGAAACTGATTGGAAGCTCCGAATTGCCAACAGTGCTTCCCAGTCGTTGACAGACATAAATCTGCTAATTAACAACATCTCGCTTATCGTAGGAAATCCCACTAAGTCTATCCACCATTTCAACGGAAAGTTGATTTACCATCCGCTGCTGGCAGCAGGCTCTACACTGCCTACCTCCAGTAACGAGACCATAGCATTAACCGTCGACCAGACATTATGGGCCAACACGGTCTTAGCGTCTGGAACAGCAATAGCAATCGTAGTGTATACCGGTGTAGAAACGCGACAGGCCATGAACACCACCATGACGGGAGTGAAAACGGGCTTGTTAGAGTTGGAAATTAACAGTTTGTCCAAGATTTTGTGTTTCACGGTGTTTTTGTTGTCTGTGGTTTTGGTCTTGGCCAATGGGTTTCCCTTGAAGTCAACATGGTACATTGATATCATGCGATTCTTGATTTTATTCTCTACCATCATTCCGGTTTCCTTGAGAGTGAACTTGGATTTGGCCAAATCGGTGTACGCCTCTCAGATCCAAAAAGATGACGAGATCCCTAACACCATTGTCAGAACCTCGACGATTCCCGAAGATTTGGGCAGAATCGAGTACTTGCTTTCTGACAAGACGGGCACTTTGACACAGAACGATATGGAACTCAAAAAATTGCATTTAGGTGCGGTCAGCTATGCTGGCGACACCATGGACATTGTTACTGATTATATAACTTCAATGCTATCTATTCTAGATTCCAAGCCTTCCGGAAGTATGAAGAAACGAGACTTGGGATCCAAGGTGTGTGACTTGGTCTTAACTTTAGCACTCTGTCACAATGTGACTCCTTCCtatgaagacgaagaggatGAAGCAGCAGGCATCGTTACGTACCAGGCCGCTTCTCCCGACGAAATCGCCATAGTCAAGTTTACCGAGTTGGTAGGCTTGAAATTATACAAAAGAGATAGACACACCATTTCTTTGATGCATTTGGCTACGGGTAAAACTTTTGACTACGAAATCTTATACAACTTCCCGTTTAATTCCGATACCAAGAGAATGGGTATCATCGTAAAAGATAGCCAGCGAGATGAAATATGGTTCATGCAAAAAGGAGCCGACACGGTCATGACCACAATTGTTAACTCTAACGATTGGctagatgaagaaactggTAATATGGCCAGAGAAGGACTAAGAACTTTAGTGATTGGGCGTAAGAGACTCAGTTCGATCCTCTTCAAGGATTTTGTCGAGAGTTTCCAAAACGCTTCTTTGGCTATGCATGACAGAGAGGCAACTATGCAAAAAATTGTCAGTCAATACTTAGAGCAGGATCTAGAGCTCTTGGGATTAACTGGTGTTGAAGATAAGTTGCAGCGTGATGTGAAGACTTCCATTGAGCTCTTGAGAAATGCTGGGGTCAAGATCTGGATGTTGACAGGTGACAAGGTTGAAACTGCCAAGTGTGTTTCGATCAGTGCCAGGTTGATTTCCCGGGGCCAGTATGTTCACCAGATCACCAAAATTAACCATCCGGATCTTGCTATGAACCAGTTGGAATATTTGAAGACTAACACCAACGCTTGCTTGTTGATTGATGGTGAATCGCTTGCAACGTACATGAAGTTTTTCAAACACgacttctttgaaatcGTAGTTAAGTTGCCAGCTGTAATCGCCTGCAGGTGTTCTCCACAGCAGAAAGCCGACGTTGCCTTGATGATTAGAGAAATCACTGGTAAAAGGGTATGTTGTATTGGAGACGGTGGGAACGATGTCAGTATGATTCAATGTGCGGATGTGGGTGTGGGTATTGTAGGAAAGGAAGGAAAGCAGGCATCATTAGCAGCAGATTTCAGTATCGATCAGTTCTGTTACTTGCTGAAGTTGCTCTTATGGCATGGCAGAAACTCGTACAAGCGTTCGGCAAAGTTGGGACAGTTTATTATCCATCGTGgattgttgatttctgtAGCGCAAGCTGTATACTCCATTTCCAGCAAGTTTGAACCTCTAGCCTTGTACCAGGGCTGGTTGATGGTAGGTTATTCTACTGTGTATACCATGGCTCCTGTTTTCTCGTTGACTTTGGACTGCGATATAGATGAGCATTTGACAAGGTTGTATCCCGAGTTGTACAAAGAATTAACCTTGGGCAAGTCGTTGTCGTACCGAACCTTTTTCATGTGGGTAGCGATTTCATTATTCCAGGGCAGTGTGATCCAGCTCTTGTCGCAACAATTCCAGACTGTCAAGTTGGAGAACTTTAAGACCATGGTAGCGTTGTCGTTCTCGTCTTTGATCTACAACGAGTTGATCATGGTAGGTTTGTCCATCAACAAGTGGAACAAGGTAATGGTTAGTACTATCATTATCACATTCTTGATCTACATAGGCTCGGTTCCCTTCTTGGGCGAATACTTTGATTTGGAGTACGTTAGCTCTGTCAGCTACATCTGGCAAGTGGCTGTGCTCTTGGCCATCAGTTTGTTCCCTGTCTGGTTGTCTCAGTACATTAATAGAAAGTTGAGACCTCCTAGTTACGCCAAGGTTCAAACAGACTAA
- the ATP1 gene encoding F1F0-ATPase complex, F1 alpha subunit — protein sequence MLSARPVLRTAARSAAVAARTLRVARPTLLTAQRFASAKAAPTEVSSILEERIRGVSDAANLNETGRVLSVGDGIARIFGLNNIQAEELVEFASGVKGMALNLEPDQVGVVLFGSDRLVKEGETVKRTGKIVDVPTGPELLGRVVDGLGNPIDGKGPLNASSSSRAQVKAPGILPRTSVFEPMQTGLKSVDALVPVGRGQRELIIGDRQTGKTAVALDTILNQKRWNNGADESKKLYCVYVAVGQKRSTVAQLVQTLEQNDALKYSIIVAATASEAAPLQYIAPFTACAIGEWFRDNGKHALIVYDDLSKQAVAYRQLSLLLRRPPGREAYPGDVFYLHSRLLERAAKMSPVHGGGSLTALPVIETQGGDVSAYIPTNVISITDGQIFLEAELFYKGIRPAINVGLSVSRVGSAAQVKAMKQVAGSLKLFLAQYREVAAFAQFGSDLDASTKQTLNRGERLTQLLKQKQYSPLAAEEQVPLIFAGVNGFLDEIPLERIGEFEESFLAHLKANETEILEAIQVKGELSKELLEKLRSTTETFVSTF from the exons ATGTTGTCGGCTCGTCCTGTTTTGCGTACTGCTGCCCGTTCTGCCGCCGTTGCTGCCAGAACCTTGAGAGTT GCTCGTCCAACTCTCTTGACTGCTCAACGTTTTGCCTCCGCCAAGGCTGCTCCAACTGAAGTCTCCtccatcttggaagaaagaatcagAGGTGTCTCCGATGctgccaacttgaacgagaCCGGTAGAGTCTTGTCCGTCGGTGATGGTATTGCCCGTATCTTTGGTTTGAACAACATTCaagctgaagaattggttgAATTCGCCTCCGGTGTCAAGGGTATGgccttgaacttggaacCAGACCAAGTCGGTGTTGTCTTGTTCGGTTCGGACAGATTAGTCAAGGAAGGTGAAACCGTTAAGAGAACCGGTAAGATTGTCGATGTTCCAACTGGTCCAGAATTGTTGGGTAGAGTTGTCGACGGTTTAGGTAACCCAATCGATGGTAAGGGTCCATTGAACGCTTCCTCTTCCTCGAGAGCTCAAGTCAAGGCTCCAGGTATCTTGCCAAGAACCTCTGTGTTCGAACCTATGCAAACTGGTTTAAAGTCTGTTGATGCTCTTGTCCCAGTCGGAAGAGGTCAAAGAGAATTGATCATTGGTGATCGTCAAACCGGTAAGACCGCCGTCGCATTGGACACCATCTTGAACCAAAAGAGATGGAACAACGGTGCTGACgaatccaagaagttgtactGTGTCTACGTTGCCGTTGGTCAAAAGAGATCCACTGTAGCCCAATTGGTCCAGACCTTGGAACAAAACGATGCTCTTAAGTACTCCATCATTGTCGCTGCCACTGCCTCGGAAGCCGCTCCATTACAATACATTGCTCCTTTCACTGCCTGTGCTATTGGTGAATGGTTCAGAGACAACGGTAAGCACGCTTTGATTGTCTACGATGACTTGTCCAAGCAAGCTGTTGCCTACCGTCAATTGTCATTATTGTTGAGACGTCCTCCTGGAAGAGAAGCTTACCCTGGTGATGTTTTCTACTTGCACTCTAGATTGTTAGAAAGAGCTGCTAAGATGTCTCCAGTCCACGGTGGTGGTTCTTTGACCGCTTTGCCAGTCATTGAAACCCAAGGTGGTGATGTTTCCGCTTATATTCCAACCAACGTTATTTCCATTACCGATGGTCAAATTTTCTTGGAAGCTGAATTGTTCTACAAGGGTATCAGACCAGCTATTAACGTCGGTTTGTCCGTCTCCCGTGTCGGTTCTGCTGCTCAAGTCAAGGCCATGAAGCAAGTCGCTGGTtccttgaagttgttcttggCCCAATACAGAGAAGTCGCTGCCTTCGCCCAATTCGGTTCCGATTTGGATGCCTCTACCAAGCAAACCTTGAACAGAGGTGAAAGATTGACCCAATTATTAAAGCAAAAGCAATACTCTCCATTGGCTGCTGAAGAACAAGTCCCATTGATTTTCGCTGGTGTCAACGGTTTCTTGGACGAGATTCCTCTTGAAAGAATCGGTGAATTCGAAGAATCCTTCTTGGCTCACTTGAAGGCCAACGAAACCGAAATCTTGGAAGCCATCCAAGTCAAGGGTGAATTGTCTaaggaattgttggaaaagttgagATCCACCACTGAAacttttgtttctactTTCTAA
- a CDS encoding predicted protein — MSLVEPVDLVSRKLNWNDLSSDSYVAFELPDALESKINNDRNSGDYSEKSENSSRLKSDSPSSLSSAAESADTILPSIDNGELDFEKSGKSVIDTHIFSEKSDTLTSKLSEEAQRRKEKNRKRQERRARQKVKKQQEEVAADSKNESEQANETPESKDQNDSEKKKKKNKKIKQTSSPTSGSETHTDAINDKIAENVEKLEETKEIKQEDMEATQIVSSPPNSERASINASPFKTSSPDPLPFEIKLRSVKNSNMNVRYPESLPEVQPIKTIIGVSHQQILKKMNMTDVKIKIIVSSSSISKYASTALSFTKNHTDELFDDPVKKAIFVKLCINVALNEARGFSSTIVQHPNLLQLFGSYSEINLETTRTKLTPPTKNVHQNHLDYSVLSYIGCILLWAIHLQRQANIEDLTKALDVDVQQKDVLERLGGYHLWDRLNKTSKMNSKRWKHVIKFRQSYPFEEDQFMLILRFMKVSDTIP, encoded by the coding sequence ATGTCTTTGGTAGAACCTGTGGACCTCGTGTCTagaaaattgaattggAACGATTTGTCGAGCGACTCCTACGTGGCCTTCGAATTGCCTGATGCTCTCGAGAGTAAAATCAACAACGATAGAAACTCCGGTGATTACCTGGAAAAGCTGGAAAATAGTTCTAGATTAAAAAGCGACTCACCTTCGTCTTTGAGCTCTGCAGCTGAATCAGCCGATACTATTTTACCATCCATTGATAATGGGGAGTTGGACTTCGAAAAGAGTGGAAAATCTGTTATTGATACGCACATTTTTAGTGAGAAGCTGGACACGCTTACTAGCAAATTGCTGGAAGAGGCTCAGAGGAGGAAGGagaaaaacagaaagagacaagaaagaagagcccgtcagaaagtgaagaaacAGCAAGAAGAGGTAGCAGCAGATTCTAAGAATGAGTCAGAACAAGCCAACGAAACACCAGAATCTAAAGATCAAAATGATTCtgagaagaaaaagaaaaagaataaaaaGATCAAACAAACTTCATCACCTACATCTGGTTCAGAAACTCATACCGATGCTATAAATGATAAAATAGCAGAAAACGTagaaaaattggaagagaCTAAAGAAATaaaacaagaagatatGGAAGCAACGCAGATTGTAAGTTCGCCACCTAATAGCGAACGTGCTTCCATTAATGCTTCCCCGTTcaaaacttcttctcctgaTCCATTGCCTTTTGAGATCAAACTTAGGtctgtgaaaaattccaacatGAATGTGAGATACCCGGAAAGCTTGCCTGAAGTTCAGCCAATCAAAACTATCATAGGTGTATCTCACCAACAGATTttaaagaagatgaacatGACTGAtgtcaagatcaagatcATTgtgtcttcgtcatctaTTTCAAAATACGCTTCAACAGCTCTTTCTTTCACCAAGAATCATACCGACGAGCTTTTTGACGATCCAGTCAAGAAGGCCATCTTTGTAAAATTGTGCATTAATGTAGCCTTGAATGAAGCTAGAGGCTTCTCTTCGACCATTGTACAGCACccaaatcttcttcaactttttggTTCATACAGCGAGATTAACTTGGAAACTACTCGTACCAAACTCACACCACCCACCAAGAATGTTCATCAAAATCATCTTGATTATTCCGTTCTTCTGTACATAGGGTGTATTCTTTTATGGGCAATTCATTTGCAACGCCAAGCCAACATTGAGGATCTCACAAAAGCCTTGGATGTTGATGTCCAACAGAAAGATGTTTTGGAACGTCTTGGTGGATATCATCTTTGGGACAGGTTGAACAAAACGTCCAAGATGAACTCCAAGAGATGGAAGCATGTCATTAAATTCAGGCAATCATACCCATTTGAAGAGGATCAGTTCATGTTGATCTTACGTTTCATGAAGGTCTCCGATACAATTCCATGA
- the CHS2.2 gene encoding chitin synthase 2.2, translating into MSYYNPYRPTEYSDNDRDDQNLLNPNGDNFRNPFGSNNSSTSALRDHSGTHGSGSNSSTNILQEPPPYGRSSSYDQRTPPSEQPIFNTSHLQPPGFSPIPSNTDFEEERYEMNPYPPQNKPNRSGLTIFRPGFLPKRGNEETPYDQNIRFEFKGDSYNLSTFQVRESPEPQPLQSSPYVPSFVVEGQDEETLRYQRGASPSAPKASKGQFSENERVKKPQPKAGFTTGINGKLVLDCPVATNLLSTYPDYKAGAERGGLSNEFYFMRYTAVTCGPSNFYREGYLLRTIHYAIPRKTEIMVVITMYNENDVLLGRTLKGVLDNIKYMESKKRSSMWGEGSWKKIIVCIISDGRTKINDRAQALLAGLGVYQEGLASGAVNDKPVQAHMYEYTSRIGIKRVTDTVELTSKKVVPTQFLFCLKEKNAKKINSHRWCFQAIGQVLDPKVVVLLDAGTQPTEKSLYRIWKEFDMDPRVAGCCGEIKALLRTRQMFTNPMVYAQNFEYKMSNILDKPMESAFGFISVLPGAFSAYRYIALQNDINGNGPLEKYFKGEFLHASEELDKNDDEYQLKKELRSKEANVFTSNMYLAEDRILCYELVAKKDCGWLLRYCKGASAATDVPESLAEFILQRRRWLNGSFFAAIYSLVHFPKVWGSSHSISRKIMLHIEFLYQFVNLVLSWFAIGSYFLVFRILSTSLANPDLGFKPGKVFSFIFLWLYLASLVTTFVLSFGNKPKGTEKFYIVIVYFFAILMGYMIFAAIYLAAHSIHQITKDGTKITIALFFKNAQFRDLVIATSSTYLLYFVASFIYFQPAHMFTSFIQYLLLSPSYINILNIYAFCNIDDISWGTKGDTGGVKLASAEKGEDGVFRFQFNVSVEPSEINDSYNKQVAKINQPEDKPDSGDTKKTSSEDYYAFVRSMTVLVWMFTNSIIVTAVLNTGGFDYFGKDSSSRVDTENRSTIFLTVILWMVAIMALFRFTGCIAYLVTRIKSKVKSPKKVPLTKK; encoded by the exons ATGAGCTACTACAACCCTTATCGTCCCACAGAGTACTCCGACAATGATAGGGACGACcagaatttgttgaatccCAATGGAGACAATTTTCGAAACCCATTTGGAAGCAACAACTCTAGCACTTCTGCTCTCCGCGACCACAGTGGAACCCACGGTTCTGGTTCTAATTCTAGTACtaacattcttcaagaaccaCCCC CCTATGGCAGATCTTCCTCATACGACCAGAGAACTCCTCCGCTGGAGCAACCAATATTCAACACCTCTCATCTTCAACCACCAGGCTTTTCACCCATCCCAAGCAATactgattttgaagaagaaagatacGAGATGAATCCATACCCACCACAGAACAAACCAAATCGAAGTGGATTGACGATTTTTCGTCCTGGATTCCTTCCAAAGAgaggaaatgaagaaactcCATACGACCAGAACATCCGATTCGAGTTCAAAGGAGATTCGTACAACCTTTCGACCTTCCAGGTGCGTGAATCTCCTGAGCCCCAACCACTTCAATCTTCTCCTTATGTACCTTCATTTGTGGTAGAAGGAcaggatgaagaaacaCTTCGATATCAGAGGGGGGCCTCCCCAAGTGCACCAAAGGCATCCAAAGGGCAATTTagtgaaaatgaaagagtCAAAAAGCCTCAGCCAAAAGCCGGTTTCACCACTGGTATCAATGGTAAGTTGGTCTTGGATTGTCCGGTTGCAACCAATTTGTTAAGCACCTATCCCGATTATAAAGCTGGAGCAGAACGTGGAGGACTTTCGAACGAGTTTTACTTCATGAGATATACTGCAGTGACATGTGGGCCATCCAATTTCTATCGTGAAGGTTACTTGTTAAGAACAATACACTATGCTATTCCCAGGAAAACGGAAATCATGGTGGTGATTACCATGTACAACGAGAACGATGTCCTTTTAGGAAGGACTTTGAAGGGAGTATTGGACAATATTAAATACATGGAATCCAAGAAGAGATCCTCGATGTGGGGAGAGGGTTCctggaagaagattatTGTTTGTATTATCAGTGATGGTAGAACGAAGATCAACGACAGGGCCCAAGCTTTACTTGCTGGCTTGGGGGTATACCAAGAAGGGTTGGCATCTGGGGCTGTCAATGACAAACCCGTGCAAGCCCACATGTATGAATACACTTCAAGAATAGGGATCAAGAGAGTAACTGATACTGTTGAATTGACCCTGAAAAAAGTTGTTCCTACCCAGTTCTTGTTCTGcttgaaggagaagaacGCTAAGAAAATTAATTCTCACAGGTGGTGTTTTCAAGCAATTggtcaagttcttgatcCCAAAGTCGTAGTATTGTTAGACGCTGGTACTCAGCCTACGGAGAAATCCCTTTACCGTATCTGGAAGGAGTTTGATATGGACCCAAGGGTTGCTGGATGTTGTGGAGAGATCAAGGCATTATTGCGGACGAGACAGATGTTCACTAATCCTATGGTTTATGCTCAGAACTTCGAATATAAAATGTCAAACATCTTGGACAAGCCGATGGAATCTGCTTTTGGTTTTATTTCGGTGCTTCCAGGTGCCTTTTCCGCTTATCGTTACATTGCTCTTCAAAATGATATCAATGGTAATGGACCTCTCgaaaaatacttcaagGGCGAATTCTTACATGCCAGCGAAGAGCTCGATAAGAACGACGATGAGTACCAGCTTaagaaagaattgagaCTGAAAGAAGCCAATGTTTTCACCTCAAACATGTATTTGGCCGAAGACAGAATCTTGTGTTACGAATTAGTGGCCAAAAAAGATTGTGGATGGCTCTTGAGATATTGTAAAGGTGCTAGTGCCGCTACAGATGTACCCGAATCGCTTGCAGAATTTATCttgcaaagaagaagatggttGAATGGGTcttttttcgcagccatttatTCTCTTGTTCATTTTCCCAAAGTTTGGGGTTCATCTCATTCAATTTCTAGAAAGATAATGCTCCatattgaatttttgtATCAATTTGTTAATCTCGTGTTATCATGGTTTGCTATTGGGTCATACTTCTTGGTATTCAGAATCTTGTCCACCTCCTTGGCCAATCCTGACTTGGGTTTCAAGCCAGGAAAAGTATTTTCGTTCATTTTCCTCTGGCTCTACCTAGCATCATTGGTTACTACTTTTGTTCTTAGTTTTGGTAATAAGCCCAAAGGGACGGAGAAGTTCTATATTGTAAttgtctacttctttgCAATCTTAATGGGGTACATGATATTCGCAGCCATATATTTGGCTGCACACTCTATTCATCAGATAACGAAAGATGGTACCAAGATCACTATagctcttttcttcaagaatgccCAATTTAGAGACTTGGTCATTGCAACATCATCGACCTATTTGCTCTATTTCGTAGCCTCGTTCATATATTTTCAACCGGCTCACATGTTCACTTCATTTATCCAGTATCTTTTGCTTTCCCCCTCGTACATCAATATTCTCAACATCTACGCTTTCTGCAATATCGATGATATCTCATGGGGAACTAAGGGAGATACTGGAGGAGTAAAGTTGGCCCTGGCTGAGAAAGGCGAAGACGGTGTTTTCCGGTTCCAATTCAATGTTTCTGTGGAACCTCTGGAAATCAACGACTCATACAATAAGCAGGTGGCCAAGATCAACCAGCCAGAAGACAAACCCGATAGCGGTGATACCAAAAAGACCTCCTCCGAGGATTACTACGCATTTGTTAGGTCGATGACAGTTCTTGTCTGGATGTTTACTAATTCCATCATTGTGACAGCAGTGTTGAATACTGGAGGCTTTGACTACTTTGGAAAAGACAGTTCTTCTAGAGTCGATACAGAGAACAGATCAACAATATTCTTGACGGTAATCTTGTGGATGGTGGCTATCATGGCACTCTTCCGATTCACTGGTTGCATTGCATATTTGGTTACAAGAATCAAGAGTAAGGTCAAATCACCAAAGAAAGTACCATTGACaaagaaatag
- a CDS encoding predicted protein gives MTQPNVTDKAKLPFTEQHYFSSYDHFGIHEEMLKDTTRTLSYRSAMFKNKDLFKGKIVLDVGCGTGILSMFAAKAGAKHVYSVDMSNIIEKAREIVALNGFEDKITLIQGKLEDIDLPVDKVDIIVSEWMGYFLLYESMLDTVLYARDKYLVEGGLILPDKCSMYIAGIEDGQYKAEKIAYWEDVYGFDYSPFIKVAMVEPLVDTVDNQSLITTPHKFFEFDINKVTKEQLAFHRHFKLKAIDSDFCHAYIVWWDAEFPGKEKVVLPTGPMTHYTHWKQTVFYMDQVLDLKKGDIIEGSIASRPNSANPRELDIEIGWNLKTTSNDKSREKQGKYNYFMR, from the coding sequence ATGACACAGCCAAACGTAACCGATAAGGCGAAATTGCCGTTCACCGAGCAGCACTACTTCTCCTCGTATGACCATTTTGGAATTCACGAGGAAATGTTGAAGGATACGACTAGAACCTTGAGTTACAGATCTGCCATGTTCAAAAACAAGGATCTCTTCAAGGGTAAAATCGTTTTGGATGTCGGATGTGGTACTGGTATTCTTTCTATGTTTGCTGCCAAGGCTGGTGCCAAACATGTGTATTCTGTTGATATGTCTAACATCATTGAGAAGGCCAGAGAAATTGTCGCTTTGAATGGatttgaagacaagatcaCGTTGATCCAGGGTAAATTGGAGGACATTGACTTGCCAGTTGACAAGGTCGATATCATTGTATCTGAATGGATGGGCTACTTTTTGTTGTACGAATCTATGTTGGATACTGTGTTGTATGCCAGAGACAAGTACTTAGTAGAAGGAGGATTGATTTTGCCCGACAAGTGCTCGATGTACATTGCTGGTATTGAAGACGGTCAATACAAAGCTGAGAAAATCGCCTACTGGGAAGATGTGTACGGATTCGACTACTCTCCTTTCATCAAGGTAGCTATGGTTGAGCCATTGGTTGACACCGTAGACAACCAGTCGTTGATTACTACTCCACACAAGTTTTTTGAGTTTGACATCAACAAAGTAACCAAGGAACAGTTGGCTTTCCACCGTCATTTCAAGTTAAAGGCTATTGACTCTGATTTCTGTCACGCATACATCGTTTGGTGGGATGCTGAGTTCCCAGGCAAGGAAAAGGTAGTTTTACCTACTGGCCCCATGACCCACTACACTCATTGGAAACAAACTGTTTTCTACATGGATCAAGTCTTGGACCTCAAGAAGGGTGACATTATCGAAGGTAGTATTGCTTCCAGACCCAACTCCGCCAACCCAAGAGAGTTGGATATCGAAATCGGCTGGAACCTCAAGACCACCTCCAATGACAAGTCTAGAGAAAAACAGGGCAAGTACAACTACTTCATGCGTTAA